In Ferrigenium kumadai, the DNA window AGAGCATCCGGCAACGGCAGACAACAGGACGACCAGCGCAACGCGCCGTGATAATGGATTCATGGAATTTACCTCAGGATTTCAAATATATTAACCGCGCGCAATCACTGCCTCGATTTCGTCAAAAGTGCGCGCCAACTCGAAGCTCTGCACTTGCGCGCCCAACTGGCGGGCGATCTGGGTGATGGAGAACAGGCCGCACACCGACTGCCTGCCGTCCGCCGCTTCGTCAACGACCATCGCATGCTGCCGGTTGTGCTGTTTCAGGGTGGCGACGATATCCCCGACCGTGGCATTGCGCACATCCTCGATCTTCAGCACTTCCAGTTCGCGCTGAGTGGTCATGATGTCACGCACCATGATGTCGGCATGGGTTCCGCCCATGTTCTGCAGGAAACGCATCGGCTTCTCCCCCAGCACATCGGTCGCTGTCAACAGGCCCGCCACCTGATCGTTGTCGTCCAGCACCAGCAACATCCGCACGCCATAGCGGATCATCTTGGCATTGGCCTTGTCCATGGAAGTCTTGGAACGTACGTTCACCACCGACACCTTGCCCAAATCGGTCATCACGTCTGTCGCAGGATCGCTCAGTTTGACGCGCTCCGGAAAAGACTGGACTGGGCGCACAAAAGAGGAACCGGACTTCAACAGGGACGATTGCAGTGCGTTGTATTCTCTGATCATGGCGACACTCCTCAATTAAGTTGATGACAGCCTGCGGAAAATCACTTATGCGCCTGCAGATGGGCCATCCCATGCCTGTGCCCCGGAAGATAGCGGGCCAGCTCGTTAAGCGCCATCGTATACACTTCTCGCTTGAATTCGATCACGGCATTGATGTCCAGCCAGTAATCGTTCCAACGCCACGCATCGAACTCCGGATGCTCGCTGGCGCGCAGATGCACATCACAATCACGTCCGATCAGGCGCAGCAAGAACCAAATCTGTTTCTGCCCGCGATAGCCCCCGCGCGATTCACGCTTGCTCCAGCTCTGGGGAACCTCGTAACGCATCCAGTCACGGGTGCGCCCGAGTATCTTCACATGCTCCGGCAGCAAGCCGACTTCTTCGTGCAACTCGCGGTACATTGCCTGCTCCGGGGTCTCGCCATACTGGATGCCGCCTTGCGGAAACTGCCACGCATGCTGACGTATCCGCTTGCCCCAGAACACCTGATTCCTGTCATTCGTGATAATGATGCCGACATTCGGGCGGTAGCCGTCTCGGTCTATCATTTGCCACTCTATACGGTTAATTTCAATGGGGCGGATTCTTTCACATTTCCCATGTTATGGAAAGCAAATGCGCCCTGCCATACCGTATATCACCTATTCCCTGTAAAATCCCGCCCTCGTTTCCATAACCTCAGGCCGTAACATCATGCGCGTTTCGCAATTCTTCATCTCCACCCTCAAGGAAGCCCCGTCCGAAGCCGAACTGCCCAGCCATCAGCTGATGATGCGCGCGGGCTACATCAAGAAACTGGCCAGCGGCCTGTATACCTGGATGCCGCTCGGCCTGCGCGTGTTGCGCAAGGTGGAGAACGTGGTGCGCGAGGAGATGGATCGCAGCGGCGGCGTGGAACTGCTGATGCCGGCCGTGCAACCCGCCGAACTGTGGCAGGAGACCGGACGCTGGGAGGTGTTCGGCCCGCAGATGCTGAAGATCAGGGACAGGCACGATCACCAGTTCTGCTTCGGCCCCACCCACGAAGAGGTCATCACCGACATCGCGCGGCGCGAGATCCGCAGCTACCGCCAGTTGCCGATCAACTTCTATCAGATCCAGACCAAGTTCCGCGACGAGGTGCGTCCGCGTTTCGGCGTGATGCGCGCGCGCGAGTTCGTGATGAAGGACGCCTATTCCTTCCACGCCGATTTCGCGAGCCTGGAACAGACCTATCGCGTGATGTACGACACCTATACCCGCATCTTCACCCGTCTTGGCCTGCAGTTCCGTGCCGTGGCGGCGGACACCGGCGCCATCGGCGGCAGCGGCTCGCACGAGTTCCATGTGCTGGCCGATTCCGGCGAAGACGCGCTGGCATTCTGCCCGGATTCGGACTACGCGGCCAACGTGGAACTGGCGGAAGCGGTTGCACCAAGCACACCGCGCGCTCCAGCTACCCAAGAGATGCAAAAGGTCATTACCCCCGGCCAGAAGACCATCGAAGAGGTCGCCGCGTTCTTCGACACATCTGCACAGAGCGTGCTGAAAGCCATCGCGGTGATCACTCACGAAGGCGAGTTCGTGCTGCTGCTGTTGCGCGGCGACCATCAACTCAATGAGATCAAGGCAAGCAAGGTGCTGGGCGAGTTCCGCTTCGCCAGCGACGATGATATCCACCGCAACATGAATTGCCGCAGCGGCTACATCGGGCCGGTGAACGCCAAGATACGTGTGCTGGCAGACCGTGCCGCTGCCGCGATGAGCGATTTCATCTGTGGCGCGAATGAAGATGGTTTCCATTACAGCGGCGTGAACTTCGGACGCGACGTACATCTGGATGAAGCCAATGTGCATGACCTGCGCAACGTGGTCGAGGGGGATGCCTCGCCCGACGGCAAGGGTTCGCTGGAACTGTGCCGCGGCATCGAAGTCGGCCACATCTTCCAGTTGCGCACCAAGTATTCCGAATCGCTGCAAGCCACTTATCTGGACGAGAACGGCAAGACACAGGTGATGGAGATGGGCTGCTACGGCATCGGCGTGTCGCGCATCGTGGCTGCCGCCATCGAGCAGAACTTCGATGAGCGCGGCATCACCCTGCCCGCCGGCATGGCACCGTTCCAGGTCGCCATCGCGCCCATCGGCATCAAGAAGAGCGAAGCGGTGCGCAACGCCGCCGAACAGCTCTACGCCGAGCTCACCAAGGCCGGCATCGAAGTACTGCTGGATGACCGCGACGAGCGCCCCGGAGTGATGTTCGCCGACCTGGAACTGATCGGCATCCCGCACCGCATCGTCATCGGCGACCGCGGCCTGAAGGAAGGCAACGTGGAATATCAGGGTCGGCGCGACCCGGCGGCACAGGCAGTGCCCTTGCAAGACGTCGCCAAGCTCGTACAATCCAAATTATGAAAACGGGATACGGGATGCGGGATACGGAATACGGCGGCGATGTGCTCCGTTGTGCGATGCCGCATCCCCGTATCCTGAACTCCGTATCCCGTATCCTGTATCCTGCCTTGCTCGCTCTCTGCCTGCCACTCGCCGCACAGGCCGGCGCGCAAAAGCAGGAAGCACTATCCGCCAGCGTCCGCGCGGTATTGCAGCACAGCGTGTCGGATCAAGCCGTATCCAAGCCGGCATTCCCCACGCAATACGAAGCCGATGCCTGGCTGAATGATATGTCGCGTCGTCTGCAGAAGCGCATCCCCGATGCGGAGTACCGTATCGATTTCCTGAACACAGTGCATTACGAGGCAACCCGCGCCGGGCTGGACCCGCAACTGGTGCTGGGACTGATCGAGGTGGAGAGCGGTTTCAAGAAATACGCCGTTTCCAGCGTCGGCGCGCGCGGCTACATGCAGGTGATGCCGTTCTGGGTAAAGGAGATCGGTACAGCGGAACACAACCTGTTCCACCTGCGCATCAACCTTCGCTATGGCTGCACCATCCTGCGCCATTACCTGGATATCGAAAAGGGAGATTTGTACCGCGCACTGGGCCGCTACAACGGCAGTCTGGGCCGTCCGGAGTATCCGAACCTGGTACGTGCCGCCTGGCACAACCACTGGACATTGCCGCGCAGGACCGCCGACAACGGCCATTCTCCCGCTAGTTGAGCTTCTTATTCCGGATGTAAGTCTCTACGCTTTCGCGCGTCACCTCCCCGGCCTGATAGCTGACCAGTTCGCCGTTCGGTGCATACAGGTAGCTGGTCGGCAGCACATCCACCTCGCCGATCTGCGCCGCCATCTTGTGATCCCCCAGCACCAGCGGATAGCTGATGTTTTTTCTGGCGGCGAATTCGGCGACCGATGAACGAGTCGAGTCCAGCGCCACGCCGATCACCGCTAGATCGCTGTCCTTGTGGGCGTTGTGCAGGGCAATGAGCTCGGGCACTTCGGCCAGACACGGCGGGCACCAGGTCGCCCAGAAATTCACCAGCACCCACTTGCCGCGATAGTCCGCCAAGCGTTGCATCTTGCCTTGCATATCCTTGAGGGAAAAATCTTCCGCGAAGACCGCCAACGGCAAGAGCAGCAACAGCCCGCACAGCCAGCCTGCGCTGCGCCTTGCCGACCGGTTATGCCTGCGTCCCATCTGGGCTTTTCCCGGGAAGTTAGTGTCCGTGCTTGTCGGGTTGACCTTCGCCGTCGTCGGCGGCGACCTGGCTGTGTCCGCTGCCATCGGCGGCATGGGTGAAATACAGTGCCAGCGCGACCAGCGCGATGCTTGCCCCCAGATAGACCAGATCCAGCGGCGTCTCCAGATGCATGTTCAGCGCCTCTTCGAACAGCGTGACGATCAGGATCATCAGGATCACCTTGGCAAGGCGCGATTTGAGGTCATCCAGATTGTTGATGACAAGAATCTTGCTGGAAGCCTTGGTGCCATGCGCCTGGTCGATGTCGCTGATGAACAGCTCATACAAACCCAGCGAGAAAATCAGCATCACCGTCGCCAGCAGGTAGCCATCCACCACTTCAACGATGTGCGACACCGTGGCGTCATGCAGCGCCTTGCGCGCTTCTACCGTCAGGCTGGGATCGGCATAGTGCAAGGTATGACTGAACAGGTTCACCACATCGACGGTGGCCATGTAAAAGATCGCGATACCTGCCAACAGACTGCCGACGACCGCAGTCACGATCATGAAGCGGCTGTTCCACAACGCGCCTTCGAACAATTTTTCCAGAAAACCCATGTCGTACTCCTAGCTATAAAAAACGTCGCGCATTAAAGCGTATATGATTAGTTCAGTGCAAGCGCATCAGGCAGCGCCGCGCGCAAATAGTTCCTGCAGATTCAGGTCGGCGTCCTTTTCGAGCCGGATCGCACAGCCCGCCAGCCACTGCCGCAACGCGTCGTTGCGTCCTGCAGGCAGCGAGCCTTGATCCAGCACGAACAATCGCAGCAACTCGGGGGTGCGGATATGCTGCGCATCGCGCATCATCAACCAGCCCTCTCCTTCCGCCTTGCAAACCATATCGGCCCCCTCCAGCTTGCTGAGTATTTCTTCCAGCGCGTCATAAGAAAGATGCAGCGACCTGGACAATTCAGGCAAAGTGCCCACTTTGCCCTCGCGCAAACCCTCTGTCATCGCCCGCAACACTCGCAAGGCATCCAGCAATTGCGCGGCAGGCGACAGATGTTTCTCCATCGGCGCACGCCAATACGACAACGAAGCTGCGATCACCGCGCCAGACAGAATAGCCAGCCAGGATAGGTATATCCACATCAGGAATATCGGTACGCTGGCGAACGCGCCATACACCAGCTTGTACGTCGGGAAATGGCTGACGTAGTAGCCGAAGGCATGGTTCATCGCCTCAAATGCGACTGCCGCCACCAATGCGCCGATGATGGCATGCCGGCGCGGCACGTATCGGTTGGGCACGAGGTGGAACAGCATGGTGAACGCCAGCCATGTGAGCAATACTGGCAACAACTTCAATATCCCCACACCGAATACCGGAACATGTTGGGCATACCCCATCGACTGGCCGACCAGCCATGAAGTCAACGCCAGACTCGCACCGACGAGCAAAGGGGCAAGGGTGAGCACTGCCCAATGGATGACCAGCCGCTTGAACAGCGGGCGCTGGCGCTCCACTCGCCAGATCGCATTGAACGCCTGCTCTATGGTCAGCAGCAGCCACATCGCGGTCACCGCAAGGATCCCGAGGCCCAGCGCCGTCAGCCGCATCGCGCTGTCGGTGAACTGCTGCATATATCGTGTAATGATCTTGCTCGCCATATCCGGCATCAGGTTATTGAGCAAGAACAGCTTGATCTGCGACGAATAGCTCTCGAATACGGGAAACGCGGAGAACAGGGTCAGAGCAATGGTCACGAGCGGGACCAGCGACAACAGAGTGGTAAAAGTCAGGCTGGCCGCGACCTGCGTGCACCTATCCTCGCCGAAGCGCGCCGCGACGAAGCGCATGAAAGCCGTGAAGTCCCGCCAATTCTTTTGCATGCTCGATACGTTTCCCTATAATGCGCGCATGATAACCGACAAAGAAATCCTGGTGCTGTACTACAGCCAGCATGGTGCCACGCGCCAGATGGCGCAATTCATCGCGCGTGGCACTGAGCAGGTGGCGGGCGTGCGCGCACGGCTGCGCACCGTACCCAAGATTTCCGCGGTCTGCGAAGCGACCGAACCGGGCGTTCCCGAGGACGGCGCACCCTACGTCGAATTGCGTGACCTGGAGGAATGCGTCGGCCTCGCCTTGGGTAGCCCCTGCCGTTTCGGCAACATGGCCTCGGCGATGAAATACTTCTGGGACGGCACCAGCGCAATGTGGCTGAAGCACACACTGGCCGGAAAACCCGCCGCGCTGTTCACCTCCGGCGGCACCATGCACGGCGGACAGGAAAGCACCCTGCTGTCGATGATGCTGCCTTTACTGCATCACGGCATGGTCATCGTCGGCCTGCCCTATTCCGAACCGGAACTCGCCACTACGCAAAGCGGGGGCACGCCTTATGGTGCAAGCCACGTTGCCGGCCTGGCTAACAATCACCCCATTTCCGATGCCGAGAAGAAACTGTGCCTTGCGCTCGGCAAACGGCTTGCAACCACAGCCTTAAAACTCGCCATATGAACAACGCCCAGGAAGCCCGCCGCATACTGCGCGCCCACCGTTACGGCGCCCTCAGCACCCTGTCGAAGAAATTCGACGGTTATCCGTTCGGCTCGATCACGCCGTACCTGACAGATCACGATGGAAGCCTGCTGATACTCATCAGCACCCTCGCCGAACACACCAAGAACATCCAGAACGATCCGCGCGTCAGTCTGATCACCCATGACCAGCGCGACCCGCACATCCAGACCCAGGGGCGCGTCACGGTCGTCGGCGATGCGCAGCCCGAGCCGGAACGGGAAAAAGCCGGGCAGCGCTACCTGCGCTATTTCCCCGAGGCGCAGACCTATTTTGCGATGCACGACTTTTCCTTCTACCGCATCCGCCCTGTCGCCATCCGCTACATCGGCGGCTTCGGCCGCATCCACTGGGTCAATATGAATAACTATGCCGTCGCCGATGCCGAGGCGTTCGTGCAGCAGGAAGATGCACTGCTCGCGGAGGTAAACGCGAGATCATCGAATGCGCTGTGCCGCCTGCTCCAGCAGCGGCATGGCATTAGCGCAATGGAAGCACATGCGGTCGGCATCGATTGCGACGGCTTGGACGTCTATCACGCCGAACAGACTTGGCGTCTGGATTTTCCCGAAACGGCCGGCATCGAATCCATCACCGAATCCCTGGCGCAGCTGCTTACCGCCACACCATAAAAGCAAAAGGGCACCCCCGGGTGCCCTTACGCCAAGCTCACTACAACTCGCTTATTTCCTGGTTTTCGCTTTTGGCGCCGGTTTGACTGGCTGAGCCGGCTGGACTTGCTGCACCACCGGCTCCACTTTTGCCGGCTCTGCTTTCACCGGCTCGGCAACCGCTTCCGGCTTCTTGTCTGTCCAGCAACTGCCATTGTTCACGGTGCCGTTCGGCATCACGGTGTTGCAGAACGTCGCGCCAGTGAGTGTGGCATCGGCAGTGTTCGCACCGGACAGGTCGGCGTCGGTCAGGTCGGCGTTCAGCAGGATCGCGCCGGTCAGGTTGGCACGCTCCAGTTGCGCGCCGCGCAACACGGCCTTGCTCAGGTTCGCATCGGTGAGGTTGGCCTGCGACAGGTTGGCACGGGTCAGGTTGGCGCGCGCCAGGTTCGCTTCGGTCAAGTTGGCCTTGCCGAGATTGGCCTTGAACAGGTTGGCCTGCGCCAGGTTGCCCATATAAAGCTGCGCGCCGGAAAGGTTGGCGGAGCCCAGGTTAGCCTCGACCAGCGAAGCGTTCAGGCACACGCTACGCGGCTGGATCACGCAGCCGTTGATCGCCCCTTCGGTGGTCTCGGCCGGCGCAACAGCCGATACCCCCTTGGGCTTTACAGCCGGACAGTTCGGGCCGCTGTTCACTATGCCGTTCGGCATCGTGGTACGGCAGAAAGTGGTCTTGATGAACCTGGCACCGTCGATCTCGGCATTGGTCAGGTTGGCATCGGTCAGATTGGCTTCGCTCAGGTTGGCGCCTTTGAGCTTCGCGCCGGTCAGGTTGGTGCCGGTGAAGTTGGCGCCGGTCAGGTCAGCGTTATAAAGCGTGACACCGGTCATGTCCGCTTCGGTGAAATTGCCGCCCATCAGCTTGCCGTGATAGATGTTTGCACCCTTGAGGTTGGCCTTCGAGAAATCCGACTTGGTCAGATCGCCTTCAAGCAACTGTGCTTCGTGCATATCCACGCCGATCAGGCTCTTGCCGGATAGTTCGGCATGCGGGCATTGCGATTTAGGAATGATCCAGCAGTCGGCCCAACTCGCATTGGCAACCACCGCACTCAGCAGGAACGTGCTACCCAACAGAATTCTTTTCAAAACAACCTCCGATGAAGTTCGTAAAAAACGGCGCACTTGTGTGCGCCGTCGAGTCAGACAGACCTACCTGAAAAAGTTCACACCTGCGGGTGCGCGCGTTCCTCTGTGCTGTGCAACTTGTTGAGCGCATTCAGATAAGACTTGGCTGAGGCTACGACGATATCGGTATCCGCCCCTTGTCCGTTGACGATGCGTCCCCCTTTGGACAGTCGCACCGTCACCTCGCCTTGCGCATCGGTGCCGCTGGTGATGTTGTTCACCGAATACAACAACAACTCGGTGCCGCTCTGCACGATCTGCTCGATAGCCTTGAAGGTAGCATCAACCGGGCCGCCGCCATGCATCTCAGCGCTCTTTTCCTCGCCACCGACGCTGACTGTAACTTGAGCCTTCGGCAGGATGCCGGTTTCGGAATGAGCTCTCATCGAGACCAGTCGGTAATGCTCGCTCACTTGCGTGGCTTCTTCATCGCTCACCAGCGCCTGCAAGTCCTCGTCGAAAATGTCATGCTTCTTGTCGGCCAGATCCTTGAAGCGCGCGAAGGCGGCGTTCACGGCCTCTTCGCCCTCCAGCACGATGCCCAGTTCCTGCAGGCGCGCACGGAACGCGGCGCGGCCGGAATGCTTGCCCATCACCATCTTGTTCGCGCCCCAGCCCACATCCTCGGCACGCATGATCTCGTAAGTCTCGCGGTGCTTAAGCACGCCGTCCTGATGGATGCCGGACTCGTGCGCGAAGGCGTTCGCGCCGACGATGGCCTTGTTCGGCTGTATCGGGTAACCGGTGATGCTGGACACCAGCTTGGAAGTCGGCACGATCTGGGTGGTATCGATGCGCGTATCGCAGTCAAACACGTCGCGGCGCGTTTTCACCGCCATCACAATTTCTTCCAGCGCGGCATTACCCGCGCGCTCACCCAAGCCGTTGATGGTGCATTCCACCTGACGCGCACCGTTCATCACCGCTGCGAGCGAATTGGCGGAAGCCATGCCCAAGTCGTTGTGGCAATGCGTAGACCAGATGACCTTGTCGCTGTTCGGCACGCGCGCGATCAGCTGTTTGAAGTGCTCGCCCAACAACACGGGGATGCTGTAACCCACGGTATCCGGCACATTCAGCGTGGTCGCACCTGCCTGAATGACCGCATCGAAAATACGCACCAGGAAATCCATGTCCGAACGTATCGCATCTTCGGCCGAGAACTCCACGTCATCGGTATATTCGCGCGCCCATTTCACTGCCTGCACCGCGCGCTCCACCACTTGGTCTTCCGTCATGCGCAGCTTGTGCTGCATGTGAATGGGAGAAGTCGCAATAAAAGTGTGGATGCGTTTATGCTTGGCCGGCTTGATAGCCTCGCCCGCCGCACGCACATCCTTTTCACTGGCGCGCGCCAGCGAACACACGGTAGAACGCTCGATCACCTTGGCGATGCTGTGGATTGCATCGGCATCGCCGGGGCTGGCGGCAGCAAAACCCGCCTCGATCACATCCACGCCCAGCTTTTCCAGCTGGCGTGCGATGCGCACTTTCTCTTCCTTGGTCATGGATGCACCTGGACTCTGCTCGCCGTCGCGCAAGGTGGTATCGAATACGATCAATTTGCTTTTCATGATGGATGCTCCCTACATGGGGTTAAACCTGCGGAACCGCTTGGGTAGCCGCACTCGCTCAAATTTTTCTGGGGGGGGGAATTATGAATTAGCGCGCGCTGCGCAGCAGCAGCGCAGCCAACAGGCTGAACGTGGAGTGGAGCTTTGCGATGTGCATAGAGAAGTGCATGGCTAGAATATTACCAGTTTTATCGACTCACGCAACAGGCTTGCTGCGGCGGCGCAGTGCCCACAGCACATAGCCGGACAATGCGTAGCAAAGGAACAATGCAAACAATACCCCCGGCGGATAGCTGGAGATCAGGATGAAAAACAGCGCGATCAGGAAGATCACCACGAAGGGCACGCTCTTGCGCAGGTTGATGTCCTTGAAGCTGTAGAACGGCAGGTTGCTGACCATGCTCAATCCCGCGAACACCGTCAGGGCCGCAGCGTACCAGCGCAATTCATCGCCCTTGAAGCCGTAATCCAACATCACCCAGACAAAACCGGCCACCAGCGCGGCTGCGGCCGGGCTGGGCAAGCCCTGGAAATAACGCTTGTCGACCACGTCGATGTTGGTGTTGAAACGCGCCAGACGCAACGCCGTGGCCGCGCAATAGATGAACGCGGCGAACCAGCCCCACTTGCCGAGCCCCTTGAACGCCCATTCGTATATCACCAGCGCGGGGGCGACCCCGAACGACACCATGTCGGACAGGCTGTCGTATTCGGCACCGAATTCGCTCTGCGTATGAGTCAGCCTGGCCACACGGCCATCCAGGCCGTCAAGCACCATCGCGATGAAGATGGCCACCGCGGCGGATTCGAAACGCCAATTCATCGACTGCACGATGGCGTAGAAACCCGCGAACAAGGCGCCGGTGGTAAACAGGTTGGGCAACAGGTAGATACCCCGCTTGCGCAGGTTCATCGATTTGCGGGTATTGAATTCGTCCATGCGCCCATTATCCATCAATTTAGCGCTATCAGTTTTGCGGCAATATTGCCAGGATGGTCGTGGTCGCCGACACCTTGTCGCCGATACTGACTTTAACGCTGGTATCCAGCGGCAGATAGACGTCCACACGCGAACCGAAGCGGATGAAGCCGTAACGCTGACCGCGTGTCAGCACATCGCCGGGTTTGATGTAGCACAGGATGCGGCGAGCGATCAGCCCAGCTACCTGAACGAAGGTCACCGTCCGGCCATCGGTCGTGGTCAACACCACCGCATTGCGCTCATTCTCCGCCGACGCCTTGTCCAGATCGGCATTCACGAACTTGCCGGGGAAATACTGCACCTGCTGCACCGTGCCGTCCACCGGGCTGCGGTTGGAATGCACATTGAACACGTTCATGAACACGCTGATCAGGATCGCCTCGCGCTGCCCATAAGGGTCTTGTGTGCGCTCGACCTTGATGACGCGACCATCGGCCGGAGACAGCACTGCACCGGCGTCCTGCGGAATCTCGCGCGGAGGATCGCGGAAGAACTGCAGCACAAAGATAAAAATGATCCACAACGGGATCGACCATACG includes these proteins:
- a CDS encoding phosphatidylserine decarboxylase, with the translated sequence MNSYPHPIIAREGWPFLAISLILAIAATVWCVVWSIPLWIIFIFVLQFFRDPPREIPQDAGAVLSPADGRVIKVERTQDPYGQREAILISVFMNVFNVHSNRSPVDGTVQQVQYFPGKFVNADLDKASAENERNAVVLTTTDGRTVTFVQVAGLIARRILCYIKPGDVLTRGQRYGFIRFGSRVDVYLPLDTSVKVSIGDKVSATTTILAILPQN